The Rosa rugosa chromosome 3, drRosRugo1.1, whole genome shotgun sequence sequence TGGAAATGGGTCGGGTCATTATATGGTAATCCAATCAATTTTGATTATCAGACCTTGCTTCAATTTTTTGTTGGTGAATTCTTGACTGAATCGAGTCATTGGCAAAGATCAATTTCAGAGCTCGGAATAAATTGTCAACAACGGTTATTTTCCAATTTAATAAAAGCTCACATTCATCGGCAAAGGTTATTTTCCAATCTCATCATAAaagctcatatatatatatatgacgtCCTTTTGCAGGTGGGGAAGATATTCCAACGACAGACATCGGGTGTATGAAGCACGGCAACGGGCAATGGAAGAAATATTGCTTCCTACAACAACCCACATACAGAGtccctatttttttttgttattttgtagttgaaaagaattaaagaaatgaaaggtattATTCATAGGGGAAAtatcaccaatggtcactgagttatgacttattcgacacttaactcactgtattttcaataatatcacttaactcactcagttttacatccgtctttcacttaactcactgccgttaattctaccgttagaagccgttaaaattgagggttgtcaaaacacttaaaaatcatttttaacttaaaaaaaactacatttattagactttttttcaatttttttaaatttctgaaatttctaataaaaaatgatttttttaacttaaatataatttgaaaaaaaattgtcttttttttaaaaaaaaaagttagaaatgcatttttttagtgtttagataaatataccctcaatttacatttattagacttttttcaattttttaaatttatgagatttctaataacaaatgatttttttaacttaaatataatttgaaaaaaaaaaattgtctttttttttttttgaagttagaaatgcatttttttagtgtttagacaaatataccctcaattttaatagcttttaacgacaaaattaacgacagtgagttaagtgaaagacggatgtaaaactgagtgagttaagtgatattgttgaaaatacagtgagttaagtgtcgaataagtcataactcagtgaccattggtgatgTTTTCCCTTATTCATAAGATGAAAATTCTTGTAGAAGCAAGCAAAAGAATGTATTGGGTTTCCCTTATTTCCTTTAGCTTCCCGTTTTCGTTGATTGTTTATGTATGGATAGCTTCAATTGTTTATTTGCATGACCTACTACTATACGTTAACACACTAGTAATTAAGATGATTAATATTCAAGAAAGCatgaaaatgaaatgaaaggaaacatgaaaatgaaatgAACCCAAGCAATAAAACCTCATTAACCTATAATTGAGAGGATAACAAAGCAATCCACCTCTAAAACAAAGACCCTAAAGCGCAAGTAAGTGAGTGAATGAATGATTCATTATCTTCAAGATTCATGAACTAGTCCTGCTTTTGATAACAAAGCCAAACATACGCAACTCGATCAAGAGCACCATCATCAAGATGGACAATCTTGTTGAAAGTGATTTTCAAGGAAACTCTAAGAAGGTTTCCATTATCTAAATTCTAAAGTTGGTCATGGGCCAAGTAGGAAAGTGAACTTCCCGTCTGCCTTAGTTGACTAATATTCTTTGTGATATTCATTGCCATCATATATTGAAATGTCCAAAGCATTTACAAATGCCAAGGAAATTTCTTTCAGACGCGCAAAACACATTCATGAATCAGAGGGAAGCTTCGCAGTTAGGCGTAATGGAGTTCTTGTCGACTAAGGTTGGCGCATGTGATTAACAGCTGCCAAACTATCAAGACTTGCTTACAACCAAAGCAAAACACTCGATGATCACATATCAACAAGAAAATTCGACAGCACATAAAAATGAGAATTTTATAAAAACACAACTGagaattttatttattatgatatAAAGCATACAACACAGAGGGCAGATAGAGAGTTCATTACATACTTAAGAAGTTGTTGCAGAGTACAGTCCAAGAACAATGAAGCCTGAAAAACAGGGGCTTGGTAAAAAAACAATCCttccaaaaaggaaaaaggattGTCGAGGCAGACTTACTGCTGCCAAGGCCAAAGCCCCCAAACACAAGGCTTCAAAAAATTTAGACTGCAAAAAGCAACCAAATACAAGACTCTGGATGACTACTGAACTCTAATCCACCCTCTGAGGTAAACAACGACCCAACCATCACGTGTGGAATGCAAGTTAAAGAAAAAACGTGACCGACTCggtaaaatgaaaaatgacagACTTAGAACTAGATATAGGAAGCCTAAAAGTGCTTGGTCTAAGCATTGGACAACCAAGCAAAAAGATGGGCTCCTCCTACACCTAGCACTATAAAACCAGGACTACTGGAAACGGTAAAGATAGCCTAGATCAAGGGCCCGGTAGCAGTATTCTCAGGGATATAAATGACAAGAGAAGTAACAACCCCTTTGCCAATAGCCATAACTCTGGGAACAGACCTCCGATGATAGGAAACCTGCAAAAAAGGAGCACATGGCCATTACCCCTGGAAAAAGGCAACCGGGACACTCTAAAGACCCATAGCTGATGGGACCCAAAAACTACGCAAGCCGCAGATACTTGAAAAAAGCTGACTAAATTCTGGACTTTTGACTAGTGCGAGAACTATTCCTCTGGTGTGGCGGCGACTCATGAGTCTAGGAAAGGATATCACATCGCCATAGCTGCTCCACGAGACGGTCAACGGTGCTGCTGCTGATGGCATTGCAGTGCTGAAGATTCAAACCTAGAAGTGTCTCACCCATTTCTACCAAGGCAGGCAAACTCTTGTCTGATACATAAGAGCAGCCGGACACAGAGAGGATCTGAAGATTTAGCTGGTCTGCAAGGGCCAGGGATGCAATTCCAAAATCAGTGATTGCACACCTTGAGATATCAAGATCACTAAGCAATGGGCAGTTCTCTCCAATTGCTACCAAGCCTGAATCGCTGATCATTCTACAACCTTCAAGATTCACCACTTCCAAAGTCCAACCATGAAGCTCAGCCATGGTGGACACTGCCTTGTCTGTCAGATTCACACAACCACTAAGATTAACCTTTACCAGACCAGCCTCAGTGCTCCTAAGCAGTGACAGAAATCCAGCATCGGTCATTCCTTCAAGCCCACTGAAGTCAACATGCTGCAGTTGAGGGCAGAGTTGACCCAAAACCGCCAGCCCAGAATTTCCAAACCCAGGGCAGTTACGGATGGACAGTGAGCGAAGAGATTCACATGGAGACACCACAGGCAATCCCAAGTTCAGGTCTTTAAGTCCCAGGCAGTAAACAAAAGCTAGAGCCTTCAACTTTGCACCACTGTTTGAAAGAACACCAAAAAATCCATATTGGGTGATCCTGTGGCACTCCTCCAAATGAAGGCTCTCGAGAGATCCTGCTGCTTTGCAAAAAGATACCAACCCACTGTCAGATATGTATAGACACTTGCGCAGGCAGAACTGTTTCAAATTTGGGCAACCTTTTGCTACTGCTTCAAGTCCAGTGTCTGTTGCACCTTGACAGGATGTAACAGTAAAGGACTTCAACTTCTGCAGCCCATGACCATTGCCCATGACCCAGAATCCCCTCTCGCACACATTGGGGAGATTGGTAAGGACAAGATCGGTAACAGCCTTGCCATAGTGTCCAATAACAGCAAGAGACACATCAGTTATGGTCAATGTCTGAAGCTTCACCTTTTCCAGGACATCAGAGGAAGAAGATACCAAACTAGCAATTCCCTGATCCCCAACAAGAGGGCAATTTTTGATTGAAACAGATTTCAGATTGGGGCAGCACTTTCCAATAGCTTGCAGACCTTCATTCCCAATGTTAAAACAGGACTCAAGTGTTAAATCGGTCAAATTGGGACAGCTCCTTGCAATTGCAGCCAAACCCTTATCAGATATTGCAGGACACAGGGAGAGGTCAAGCTTCTCTAACAGATGACACCTTTTTGCAATCTCGCACAAGCCTTCATCCCCAACTGATGACACGTTCCACAGAGATAGAACCCTTAGTGAAGGACAGCCATGGGAAATCGCCTTAAGGCCAATGTTTGTCACGGGACGGGCAGAATTGCTTCCACGAATCATAAGCTTGCCCAATCCTCCTCGACTGGCAGTTCCAACAGCAATGGCAGACAGTCTAACATCTGTTGCCTTCTTGCCTTCCAAGCTCCTGGAAAGATATCCACAACTCTCAGTCTCCTGGTCTTCAGCCTCATCTCCAGTGATCTCATCCTGAGACTTCACAGATAGGTTTGTGTTCTTGTTACAGAACTCATCTCTATGGATATTGCTCAAAAGAGTAAGCCACTGCTTGGAAACACAAGCACAGGCACTCCTTTCCTCACCTCCAGGCAACCGTTTAAAGATCTCAAAGAGACATTCTTCTGGAAGAACATTGATAGACACCTGCTTCTTCTGTTCAAAACTCTGTTGATTGAAAACAAATGGAGCACTGATGCGAGACCTCTTGCTAGGAGGAAAGTAGACATCCACATGCCGACCAAGAGACAAAAAGAGGCCTGCTTCTTTGGGGTTTTCATATATTGACCCCCCTGGGAAAAAATCATCACTACCTGTTAGCCAAGAGCACAGAAACTCGATCAGCCTCAATAAGCCAGATAATAATTTGAAACAAGCTAAACTAATGAAGATCCAAGCCGACATATATCTGCGAAAAGCGATGACTTATTGACAAAGAAAAAACACTACAAACACCCAAAAAGGAATTCAACaaaatataaaaggaaaaaaagaagaaggaactCGAAACTAGATTTCAATCAAGATCTaagatttaaattgattatctcTTGGCTATGGCTATATTTATGGATGACAGATCAAAAACAACCCATATTATGATATCAGATCCATGACCAGCTAATTTATCCTCTTCCAAACTAAGAAAACAATCCATTTGACTTAGaaaaagagaaattgaaaagGCCTGACCTCAAAACAACAGGGCTCATATGATCTCAGGGTTTCCAAATCTGAAACTATTCTAGGTAAGCAGGTACGTATATAGCATAAGAAACCCACAAATTTTATACCAATCAAAAGTCCCACGACCCAAAACAATCAAATTATTGTAAGAGATAAACTAGATTGAACATGCATCAAAATATTTCACAACCAAAAGCTCGGGTAATCTCACATCTCATATTCAAAACTCCATGTACGATGTACAACAACATTAGCTCAACATCATCCCATATATCAGAAATTCAAATCATACATCCAAAAACACGAAATTAAACGCATAAAACCGAGAAAGCTGGAGGCTTACCAGCGAATCCGAAGAGCTTAGACATGGGTGCAGCTCAAAAAACCCCGGGAGGTAAAAACCGCAAGGCTTTCCACCGAAAAAGATGGACCCAGAAAGGATTACAGGCACAGCAACAAAAACGACGACGAATAGAGCAAACAGGCAGATATGCATGAAATAGATTGGAGCTACGAGGACATGGAAACCCTATCAAATAGggcaaaaaagaagagaggaaaAACTGAAGAAGGCGaggtgagagaaagagaggaggagagaaatGAAAGGTGAGAGTTGGTCCTGTGAGAGTTTTTATTGTAAATGGGTGTTTCGGTACATGACGATACACGGAAGCATAACTCTCGGGTGCAATGCATTTAGGCTATGAAGTGGGTTTCTTTGTTATATTCGTTCTCCCCCACACCCACCACACAATTCTTTttctggtttttgtttttggttttttggtaTTTGCTTTCCTTTCCTAGTGGGTTTGTTTGGATGATGCTAGCTATCTAACTAGGTTAATTTTGATGGGAAATTCTAAACCAACCCCcctattttctctctttttcgcTCCCTATAGACCttgagaactttttttttttttttttctctcttttgaaaAATCTCACTCAGGCTTCGATTGAGATTCGCTTTGTCTGCTTAGCGATCGGCTACGCAACGCGCTTTTATAGTGTCCATTAGGGGCTGCTGAAATAGTAAGACGTTCGGTATACCTAACGCCATTAAGAGGGTGTTTGGTGACACTGAACAATGTGCGAATCTAAGTTTATGATCGAGATGGAATGTTTGACAAACACAATTGATGGCGAATCTAATGCATAAAACAAACATGTATATTTGTAATGTTCTTCGGTCATGATAGAAACTTTTTATTCCTTTTGTGAAGAAGTTATGAAAATTGGAATCACCGATTTAATTGgttatttattattttcataTTACTTATCAATGCGGGTGCAGAGCATGCTTGTAATTGCTTAGCGATCAGCTATGGAACATGCTTCTATAGTGGTAAACTGGGAGGGGGTGGTGGTGCTGAAATAGTAAGGCGTTCAGTATACCTAACGCCATCAAGAGGGTGTTTGGTGACACTAAACAATGCGCGGATCTAGGTTTACGATCGAGATAGAATGTTTGACCAGCAAAATTAATGGCGAATCTGATGCATTAAAGGCGTTCGGTGTACTTAACACTATCAAGAGAGTGTTCGATAACACTGAACAATGCACGAATCCGGGTTTACGATTGAGATGGAATGTTTGACGAACAAAATTGATGGCGAATCTTATGCATAAAATAAACGTGTCTATTTACAATGTTCTTCAGTCAAAATAAATatcttttattcattttgtgAAAGAGTTATGAAAAGTGGAATCGCCCGGTTAATTGGTTACCTATTATTTTGATATTACTTATCAATACGTGTTATTTTATTAATGTTCAAGGATGTATCCGATGGATTGTTACATATTCGGTGCAAATTAGTTGTTGAAAAAAGTGCTGCTAATTGACACGGACATGTCTAGCATTAAAGTGCTGCTAATTCCAAGGCATGAAATTGTTGAAAACTGAACTTAGGGTACAACTCCCAACTTCCACTCATAGCTTGAAACTTCTAAGTTAAAGATCAAGAATCAATGAAAAACATAATTAGTTGTCGAACGGTAATATTTGAATATGTCACTAAAGCGCATATTGAATCTTTATATGTGTCTTGTTGAAATGACATGTTATCGTTTGTAGACTAAAGATTTTGAGGTATGTAATACTCTGACATGACAACAATCAGTCGTTGAATATATTTCCGGTTCTCCTACTAAAAAAAGGAAACTGAAAAAGTGAAAGATAAAGAACGATGATAATCCACCATTATGAATTCAATCTATATCATAGCATGAAAGCAATGAACTTCAAATCCTATCTTTGTTCGTTTCAAATTGGACTGAAAATGACATACGTTACGTTTAGTGGCTCTATCCATCGAATTGGACTTGATCAAAATGTTCATCATGTACATTCCTTCACTTGTATTTATCGCCATATttccttgtcaaaatgcctatacttgttcttttttcttttcccagtGTTGCTGGCCAAAGCTGTTTTGCCTTTACACTATTTCCATAAGCCCACTCACACATTTCCCAGTTCATACGACTGGATTAATCAATCCAAAGTACTCTTAAATAAACTATATATTCGATTAGCTAATTACTTAACCTGAGTACCATGCAAGTTG is a genomic window containing:
- the LOC133735126 gene encoding EIN3-binding F-box protein 1 translates to MSKLFGFAGSDDFFPGGSIYENPKEAGLFLSLGRHVDVYFPPSKRSRISAPFVFNQQSFEQKKQVSINVLPEECLFEIFKRLPGGEERSACACVSKQWLTLLSNIHRDEFCNKNTNLSVKSQDEITGDEAEDQETESCGYLSRSLEGKKATDVRLSAIAVGTASRGGLGKLMIRGSNSARPVTNIGLKAISHGCPSLRVLSLWNVSSVGDEGLCEIAKRCHLLEKLDLSLCPAISDKGLAAIARSCPNLTDLTLESCFNIGNEGLQAIGKCCPNLKSVSIKNCPLVGDQGIASLVSSSSDVLEKVKLQTLTITDVSLAVIGHYGKAVTDLVLTNLPNVCERGFWVMGNGHGLQKLKSFTVTSCQGATDTGLEAVAKGCPNLKQFCLRKCLYISDSGLVSFCKAAGSLESLHLEECHRITQYGFFGVLSNSGAKLKALAFVYCLGLKDLNLGLPVVSPCESLRSLSIRNCPGFGNSGLAVLGQLCPQLQHVDFSGLEGMTDAGFLSLLRSTEAGLVKVNLSGCVNLTDKAVSTMAELHGWTLEVVNLEGCRMISDSGLVAIGENCPLLSDLDISRCAITDFGIASLALADQLNLQILSVSGCSYVSDKSLPALVEMGETLLGLNLQHCNAISSSTVDRLVEQLWRCDILS